A window of Lagopus muta isolate bLagMut1 chromosome 16, bLagMut1 primary, whole genome shotgun sequence contains these coding sequences:
- the ZNF341 gene encoding zinc finger protein 341, translating to MAQAIFEALEGMDNQTVLAVQSLLDGQGGVTDPSAQNVNAAAPIQPMDDEDVFLCGKCKKQFNSLPAFMTHKREQCQGNTPSLSTVSLATNSVYTPSITSVQQAPSTSRQQISTYITVPPSPLIQTLVQGNILVSDEVLMSAMSAFTSLDQPMPAVQPPVQSGLSMHAGAGYLSQPPPPPPPPPPQPPPPPPPSLGAPGQPNTGSGVVEVYSAPAAMAANSSVEIQALGMQPYPAMEVPSQCVESPVYPSPPVYSPGKQGFKPKSASVPTPLTSAGGGNVVGFDSTSAVKSRRSKSESGLQEGKPKSPKLKCTYCDKAFTKNFDLQQHIRSHTGEKPFQCIVCGRAFAQKSNVKKHMQTHKVWPPGLGCTISRNSITVQVMALNPNQAEDEENTGLTQPSRNPAQPPQDMSPMEESDAGKLEAKQVVLIDSSYQCQFCPSKFNTYFQLKSHMTQHKNEQVYKCVVKSCAQTFQKLESFLDHIKSHQEELSYRCHLCSKDFPSLYELGIHQYSHSLLPQHSPKKDVAVYKCVKCVNKYSTPEALEHHLQTATHNFPCPHCQKVFPCERYLRRHIPTHGGGSKFKCQICKKFFRREHYLKLHAHIHSGEKPFKCSVCDAAFNRKDKLKRHMLIHEPFKKYKCPFSSHTGCNKEFNRPDKLKAHILSHSGMKIHKCQYCNKSFSRRAHMMEHQRSHTGNYKYRCPTCSKGFTRHKYMKDHKCRLGSPKDKDLQLRKPQKKRVVQGRKAGLSLPNQLALGELKDGAAGESPQEDVPNKEPFQESDAVLSIVVGGSGAADSDLVVPGQPSSIASNLSLAELQAASDGPCTMLAVPVYIQTE from the exons GAATGGATAATCAGACGGTCCTGGCTGTGCAGTCCTTGCTGGATGGTCAAGGAGGTGTAACAGATCCATCTGCTCAAAATGTCAATGCAGCTGCCCCCATCCAGCCCATGG ATGATGAAGATGTGTTCCTGTGTGGGAAGTGCAAGAAGCAGTTCAACTCCTTGCCTGCCTTTATGACCCACAAGAGAGAGCAGTGCCAGGGAAACACCCCTTCCCTCTCCACAGTCTCGCTGGCCACCAACAGTGTGTACACCCCTTCCATCACATCGGTGCAGCAGGCTCCGAGCACGAGCCGACAG cAAATTTCTACATACATCACCGTTCCTCCGTCGCCTTTGATTCAGACCCTGGTGCAGGGGAACATCTTGGTTAGTGATGAGGTGCTGATGTCAGCCATGTCTGCTTTTACATCCTTGGACCAACCCATGCCAGCGGTGCAGCCCCCAGTGCAG AGCGGCTTGAGTATGCATGCCGGGGCTGGTTACCTCTCAcagccccctcctcctcccccaccacctcctccaCAGCCCCCACCACCCCCCCCACCAAGCCTGGGGGCTCCGGGGCAGCCCAACACCGGCAGCGGTGTGGTTGAAGTGTacagtgctcctgcagccatGGCAGCAAACAGCTCAGTGGAGATCCAGGCGCTGGGGATGCAGCCATACCCAGCCATGGAG GTACCAAGTCAGTGTGTGGAAAGTCCTGTGTACCCCTCTCCCCCTGTGTACAGCCCTGGGAAGCAGGGGTTCAAGCCCAAGAGTGCCAGCGTTCCCACACCTTTGACCAGTGCAGGAGGAGGCAACGTGGTTGGTTTTGATTCCACCTCAGCTGTCAAAAGTAGACGTTCCAAAAGTGAGAGTGGGCTGCAGGAAG GGAAACCCAAGTCCCCAAAGCTGAAATGCACTTACTGTGACAAGGCCTTTACCAAAAACTTTGACCTGCAACAGCACATCAGAAG TCACACAGGTGAGAAGCCCTTCCAGTGCATCGTGTGCGGCCGAGCCTTCGCCCAGAAGTCCAATGTGAAGAAACACATGCAAACCCATAAAGTGTGGCCTCCAGGACTAGGATGCACCATCTCCCGCAACTCCATCACAGTGCAGGTCATGGCCTTGAACCCCAACCAGGCAGAGGATGAGGAGAACACAG GTTTGACTCAACCCTCTAGGAACCCAGCACAACCTCCCCAAGACATGAGCCCCATGGAGGAGAGCGATGCTGGCAAACTGGAAGCCAAGCAGGTTGTCTTGATCGACAGCTCTTACCAGTGCCAGTTCTGTCCCAGCAAATTCAACACCTATTTCCAGCTCAAATCACACATGACACAGCACAAGAATGAACAG GTGTACAAGTGTGTGGTGAAAAGCTGCGCTCAGACCTTCCAGAAGCTGGAGTCTTTCCTCGACCACATCAAGAGCCATCAGGAGGAGCTGAGTTATCGCTGCCACCTCTGCAGCAAGGACTTCCCCTCCCTGTATGAGCTGGGCATCCACCAGTACTCGCACAgcctgctgccccagcacagccccaagaAGGACGTGGCCGTATACAA ATGTGTGAAGTGTGTAAACAAGTACTCCACTCCTGAAGCCCTGGAGCACCATCTGCAGACAGCAACGCACAACTTCCCCTGCCCTCACTGCCAGAAG GTGTTCCCCTGTGAGAGGTACCTGCGCCGCCACATCCCTACCCACGGCGGAGGCAGCAAGTTCAAGTGCCAGATCTGCAAGAAGTTCTTTCGCCGGGAGCACTACCTCAAGCTGCATGCCCACATCCATTCAG GTGAAAAGCCCTTTAAATGCTCGGTGTGTGATGCAGCTTTCAATCGGAAAGACAAACTCAAGAGGCACATGCTGATCCACGAACCTTTCAAGAAGTATAAATGTCCTTTTTC AAGCCACACAGGCTGCAATAAAGAGTTCAACAGGCCTGACAAGCTGAAAGCTCACATACTGTCCCATTCAG ggatgaAGATCCACAAGTGCCAGTACTGTAACAAGTCCTTCAGCCGACGAGCCCACATGATGGAGCATCAGCGCTCGCACACCGGCAACTACAAATACCGCTGCCCCACCTGCAGCAAAGGCTTCACACGCCACAAGTACATGAAGGACCACAAGTGCCGCCTGGGCTCCCCCAAGGACAAAGACCTGCAGCTCAGGAAGCCCCAGAAGAAACGGGTGGTGCAGGGACGCAAAGCGGGCCTTTCCCTTCCCAACCAGCTGGCTCTGGGAGAGCTGAAGGACGGCGCTGCTGGGGAAAGCCCCCAGGAAGACGTCCCTAACAAAGAGCCATTCCAGGAGTCAGACGCTGTCCTGTCCATTGTGGTTGGTGGGTCAGGAGCTGCCGATTCGGACCTTGTcgttcctgggcagcccagcagTATTGCATCCAATTTATCCTTGGCAGAACTGCAGGCTGCCTCGGATGGCCCCTGCACCATGCTGGCTGTCCCCGTTTACATCCAGACTGAGTGA
- the CHMP4B gene encoding charged multivesicular body protein 4b, translated as MSGLLGKLFGAGAGGKGPGKGPSPQEAIQRLRDTEEMLSKKQEFLEKKIEQELAAARKHGTKNKRAALQALKRKKRYEKQLAQIDGTLSTIEFQREALENANTNTEVLKNMGFAAKAMKAAHDNMDIDKVDELMQDIAEQQELADEISTAISKPVGFGEEFDEDELMAELEELEQEELDKNLLEISGPETVPLPNVPSISIPSKPAKKKEEEEDDDMKELEAWAGNM; from the exons ATGTCGGGGCTCCTGGGGAAGCTGTTCGGGGCCGGCGCCGGCGGGAAAGGCCCGGGAAAGGGCCCGTCTCCTCAGGAGGCTATCCAAAGGCTGCGGGATACGGAGGAGATGCTGAGCAAGAAGCAGGAGTTCCTGGAGAAGAAGATCGAGCAGGAGCTGGCGGCGGCACGCAAACACGGCACCAAGAACAAGCGCG ctgctcttcaggcCCTAAAGCGTAAGAAGAGGTACGAGAAGCAGCTTGCCCAGATAGATGGCACGTTGTCCACAATTGAATTTCAGAGGGAAGCCCTGGAGAATGCCAACACCAACACTGAAGTGCTTAAGAATATGGGCTTTGCTGCTAAGGCTATGAAAGCTGCTCATGACAACAT GGATATCGATAAAGTAGATGAATTAATGCAGGACATTGCGGAGCAGCAAGAGCTGGCAGATGAGATCTCAACAGCCATCTCGAAGCCAGTAGGATTTGGGGAGGAATTTGATGAG GATGAACTCATGGCAGAATTAGAGGAACTAGAACAAGAAGAATTAGACAAAAACTTGCTGGAAATAAGTGGTCCTGAAACAGTACCACTACCAAATGTGCCCTCAATATCAATACCATCAAAGCCAG